One Prevotella intermedia ATCC 25611 = DSM 20706 DNA window includes the following coding sequences:
- a CDS encoding DNA alkylation repair protein: MITEETHNKLKQIKQSFRLFMNGVTAQSMREKGAEYKVNWGIDLINLRKIAKEYGKDYDLAIALWKENSRECKILATYIMPAEKMLPEIVDIWLEQVPTQEIAELLSFNLLRHLDFAPSLAYQCLASDKSLYQMCGFQTLACLFSDGKEPNERGMNEFLDQAEVALSGNDLPTKQAAYRCVMRFCDLGNGYEMIAKKALRKFNIL; the protein is encoded by the coding sequence ATGATAACGGAAGAAACACACAATAAACTAAAGCAGATAAAGCAATCGTTTCGCTTGTTTATGAATGGTGTTACTGCTCAGTCAATGCGTGAAAAAGGGGCAGAATACAAAGTAAATTGGGGAATAGATTTGATTAATCTGCGAAAGATAGCAAAAGAATATGGCAAGGATTACGACTTGGCGATTGCTCTTTGGAAAGAGAATAGCCGCGAATGTAAGATACTTGCAACCTACATAATGCCAGCCGAGAAGATGCTGCCCGAAATCGTAGACATTTGGTTGGAACAAGTACCGACACAGGAAATCGCAGAACTTCTTTCGTTCAACCTGCTTCGGCATTTAGATTTTGCCCCATCGTTGGCTTACCAATGTCTTGCGTCCGATAAGAGTTTATACCAGATGTGTGGTTTTCAGACATTAGCTTGTCTGTTTTCTGATGGTAAAGAACCTAACGAAAGAGGTATGAACGAGTTTCTCGACCAGGCGGAAGTTGCCCTTAGCGGTAACGACTTACCCACGAAACAAGCCGCTTATCGCTGTGTAATGCGCTTCTGCGATTTAGGCAATGGATATGAAATGATAGCCAAAAAGGCATTAAGGAAATTCAACATATTGTAA
- a CDS encoding dipeptidyl-peptidase 3 family protein has translation MNEDSFSYSSERFGDIQMLRYRLDGFEDLTLTQKLYIYCLAQATLWGRDITFHQFGKYNLQIRKALECIVTEKYKEDSDDFKALELYLKKVWFASGIHHHYAMDKFVPAFSRSYFAEALGSVGKEKLGLDAEESLTYYINTLSEVIFNPACMPKRVNKAEGADVIKTSANNYYEGVTQEEVERFYAEKKETADDKRLSFGLNSTLVKRGGTLEEIVWKLNGRYGKTIEQIIHWLNKAIAFCENNEQKEIIRLLIAYYTSGNLADFDKYSIKWVTECNGQVDFINGFIEVYGDALGLKGSWEGIVHYKNLEATKRTQTISTNAQWFENHSPVDKRFKKEVVKGVTANVVCAAMLGGDEYPASAIGINLPNADWIRAEYGSKSVTISNLTHAYDRAAKGNGFIEEFVIDAQTRELIDTYGNLTDELHTDLHECLGHGSGKLLPDTDPDSLKNYGNTIEEARADLFGLYYMADEKLLELGLLNSEEAFKAQYYSYIMNGLMTQLARIKPDKQIEESHMQNRALIAWWAYELGKEKNVIEFVKLSDSATNEFKTFVRINDYAALRQIFAQQLVEIQRIKSMGDFDKARELVEGYAVKVDKALHSEVLERYERLNIAPYKGFINPVMSLEFDSDNEIVDVNLDYTETYSDQMMRYSKDYSL, from the coding sequence ATGAATGAAGATTCTTTTAGTTATTCATCTGAACGATTTGGTGACATACAAATGTTGCGCTATCGTTTAGATGGATTTGAAGACCTTACGCTAACACAAAAACTCTATATATACTGTCTTGCACAAGCTACTTTGTGGGGACGCGATATAACTTTTCATCAGTTCGGTAAGTATAACTTGCAGATAAGAAAGGCTTTAGAATGTATCGTTACAGAAAAATATAAAGAGGATAGCGACGATTTTAAAGCCTTGGAACTGTACTTGAAGAAAGTTTGGTTTGCCAGTGGAATCCATCATCATTATGCAATGGATAAGTTTGTTCCTGCATTTTCGCGCAGTTATTTTGCCGAAGCGTTGGGTTCAGTTGGCAAGGAAAAGTTAGGTCTTGATGCAGAAGAATCTCTCACATACTATATAAATACGTTAAGCGAAGTAATATTCAATCCTGCGTGTATGCCCAAACGGGTAAACAAGGCAGAAGGAGCAGACGTAATAAAAACATCGGCAAACAATTATTATGAAGGCGTTACCCAAGAAGAGGTGGAGCGTTTCTATGCGGAAAAGAAAGAAACTGCTGACGATAAGCGGTTGTCGTTTGGTTTAAACTCTACTTTGGTAAAACGTGGGGGCACGCTCGAAGAAATTGTTTGGAAACTGAATGGGCGTTATGGCAAAACCATAGAGCAGATTATTCATTGGTTAAACAAGGCAATTGCCTTTTGCGAGAACAACGAGCAGAAAGAGATAATCCGTTTACTTATTGCTTATTATACCTCGGGCAACCTTGCAGACTTCGATAAATACTCCATTAAATGGGTTACAGAATGTAACGGACAAGTGGATTTCATCAACGGCTTCATCGAAGTTTATGGCGATGCGCTTGGCTTAAAAGGCTCATGGGAGGGCATAGTGCACTACAAGAACTTAGAAGCAACAAAGCGAACGCAAACTATTTCGACTAATGCACAGTGGTTTGAAAACCATTCTCCTGTGGACAAGCGTTTCAAGAAAGAAGTGGTGAAGGGAGTTACTGCCAATGTTGTGTGTGCAGCAATGCTTGGAGGTGATGAATATCCTGCGTCGGCTATCGGTATAAATCTTCCAAATGCCGATTGGATTAGAGCAGAATATGGTTCAAAAAGTGTTACCATCTCCAATCTTACACATGCTTACGACAGGGCAGCAAAAGGCAATGGATTCATAGAGGAGTTTGTTATTGATGCTCAAACACGTGAATTGATAGATACTTATGGCAATTTAACCGATGAACTGCATACGGATTTGCACGAATGTTTAGGACACGGTAGCGGCAAACTGCTTCCTGACACCGACCCCGATTCGCTTAAAAATTATGGTAATACGATAGAAGAAGCAAGGGCAGACTTGTTCGGACTCTACTATATGGCAGACGAAAAGCTGTTGGAATTAGGACTGTTAAACTCGGAAGAAGCTTTCAAAGCGCAATATTATAGTTACATAATGAATGGCTTGATGACGCAGTTAGCCCGCATTAAACCCGATAAGCAAATAGAAGAATCGCATATGCAGAACCGTGCTTTAATTGCTTGGTGGGCATACGAATTGGGTAAGGAGAAGAATGTAATAGAGTTTGTGAAACTATCCGATAGTGCGACGAATGAATTTAAAACCTTTGTGCGTATTAACGACTATGCTGCATTACGTCAGATATTTGCTCAACAGCTTGTAGAGATACAACGAATAAAGAGCATGGGTGATTTCGATAAGGCACGAGAACTTGTCGAAGGCTATGCCGTAAAGGTAGATAAGGCACTTCATAGTGAGGTTTTGGAACGCTATGAACGCCTAAATATAGCACCTTATAAAGGTTTTATAAATCCTGTAATGAGCTTAGAGTTTGATTCTGATAACGAAATAGTTGATGTAAATTTAGATTATACAGAAACTTACTCAGACCAAATGATGAGATATTCAAAAGATTATAGTTTATGA
- a CDS encoding helix-turn-helix domain-containing protein produces MGKYNITEKKTKTAAYRGLVSQKLMEELKDQILNIILFQQRYRDKNYSAKQLAEDLKTNTRYISAVVNVKFNMNYTSFVNKFRIEEAMNILSSEKYKDLNMEDISDMVGFSNRQSFYASFYRINGMTPREYKLSAQKSASKNAADKDGVK; encoded by the coding sequence AGAAGACAAAAACGGCTGCATATCGTGGCCTTGTGAGTCAAAAGTTAATGGAAGAGTTGAAGGACCAAATCCTCAATATAATACTCTTTCAACAGAGGTATCGGGATAAGAACTATTCTGCAAAGCAACTTGCGGAAGATTTGAAAACCAACACAAGATACATCTCTGCAGTGGTAAACGTAAAGTTCAACATGAACTATACATCATTTGTAAATAAATTCAGAATAGAAGAGGCTATGAATATTCTTTCATCAGAAAAGTACAAGGACTTGAATATGGAGGATATTAGCGATATGGTCGGCTTTTCTAATCGCCAATCGTTCTATGCTTCTTTCTATCGTATAAACGGAATGACGCCCCGTGAGTACAAATTGAGTGCTCAGAAATCGGCAAGCAAAAACGCTGCCGACAAGGACGGAGTGAAGTAA